From one Gossypium hirsutum isolate 1008001.06 chromosome D08, Gossypium_hirsutum_v2.1, whole genome shotgun sequence genomic stretch:
- the LOC107920003 gene encoding SURP and G-patch domain-containing protein 1-like protein isoform X2, translating into MEKGVPSSLFVNDGSFMERFKQLQQQKDDKDKAAALEESKPPKVVKGSSAPKPSIAFKPNDVRKTTQLPSGGKLAFSLKQKSKLVAPPVKLDADEDEEDQDAGRLDDKPVKKQKLGRSDSSEQALKQVDVAPTSPSDLTVKKVADKLASFVAKNGRQFEHITRQKNPGDTPFKFLFDESCSDYKYYAYRLAEEEKALLENKEEQTPQSGISASKSTSSSSRAAPQQSSYQIPASALYENEEPRSSGTSAGRAGSSSAPSGADPIAMMEFYMKKAAQEEKMRTPKQSKDEMPPPPSLQAGPVKKGHHMGDYIPQEELEKFMAACNDAAAQKAAKETAQKTKIQSDNVGHKLLSKMGWKEGDGLGSSRKGIADPIMAGDVKMNNLGVGAHNPGEVTPDDDIYEQYKKRMMLGYRYRPNPLNNPRKAYY; encoded by the exons ATGGAGAAAGGAGTGCCATCTAGCCTTTTTGTTAATGATGGTTCCTTCATGGAGAGGTTTAAACAGCTTCAACAACAGAAGGATGACAAAGACAAGGCTGCGGCTTTGGAGGAATCTAAACCCCCCAAAGTTGTAAAAGGGTCGTCAGCTCCCAAGCCTTCCATTGCTTTTAAGCCCAATGATGTACGCAAGACCACCCAACTTCCTTCAGGGGGCAAACTTGCTTTCAGCTTGAAACAGAAATCAAAGCTTGTGGCACCTCCTGTTAAGTTGGATGCAGATGAGGATGAAGAGGACCAAGATGCAGGGAGGCTAGATGACAAACCAGTTAAAAAGCAAAAATTGGGTCGATCAGATTCCTCTGAACAAGCTTTGAAACAAGTGGATGTTG CACCAACTTCCCCAAGCGATCTCACTGTGAAGAAAGTTGCCGACAAACTTGCTAGTTTTGTTGCCAAAAATGGAAGGCAGTTTGAACATATTACTCGTCAAAAAAACCCTGGCGACACACCTTTCAA ATTCCTTTTCGATGAGAGTTGTTCTGATTACAAATACTATGCATACCGCCTTGCCGAAGAGGAAAAAGCTCTTTTAGAGAATAAGGAAGAACAAACTCCTCAAAGCG GCATTTCAGCTTCTAAGTCCACAAGCAGCTCTAGTAGGGCAGCTCCGCAGCAATCAAGTTATCAAATTCCTGCCTCTGCTTTGTATGAGAATGAGGAGCCTAGATCTTCAGGGACTTCAGCGGGAAGAGCAG GTTCATCCAGTGCACCTTCAGGTGCAGATCCTATAGCAATGATGGAGTTTTACATGAAGAAGGCTGCCCAGGAAGAAAAGATGAGAACACCTAAGCAGTCCAAAGACGAGATGCCACCACCTCCTTCCCTTCAAg CTGGTCCAGTGAAGAAAGGTCATCATATGGGCGATTATATCCCACAGGAAGAGCTTGAAAAGTTTATGGCTGCCTGCAATGATGCTGCTGCACAAAAAGCTGCAAAGGAGACTGCCCAGAAGACAAAGATTCAATCTGATAATGTTGGGCATAAACTCTTATCGAAAATGGGTTGGAAAGAAG GTGATGGTTTAGGGAGTTCCAGGAAAGGCATTGCAGATCCAATCATGGCTGGTGATGTGAAGATGAACAATTTGGGGGTCGGTGCTCATAATCCTGGAGAAGTGACGCCAGATGATGATATATACGAGCAATACAAGAAGCGAATGATGCTTGGCTATCGATACAGACCCAATCCCCTG AACAATCCTCGAAAAGCATACTATTGA
- the LOC107920003 gene encoding SURP and G-patch domain-containing protein 1-like protein isoform X1, which translates to MEKGVPSSLFVNDGSFMERFKQLQQQKDDKDKAAALEESKPPKVVKGSSAPKPSIAFKPNDVRKTTQLPSGGKLAFSLKQKSKLVAPPVKLDADEDEEDQDAGRLDDKPVKKQKLGRSDSSEQALKQVDVAPTSPSDLTVKKVADKLASFVAKNGRQFEHITRQKNPGDTPFKFLFDESCSDYKYYAYRLAEEEKALLENKEEQTPQSGISASKSTSSSSRAAPQQSSYQIPASALYENEEPRSSGTSAGRAGSSSAPSGADPIAMMEFYMKKAAQEEKMRTPKQSKDEMPPPPSLQGECLKSGPVKKGHHMGDYIPQEELEKFMAACNDAAAQKAAKETAQKTKIQSDNVGHKLLSKMGWKEGDGLGSSRKGIADPIMAGDVKMNNLGVGAHNPGEVTPDDDIYEQYKKRMMLGYRYRPNPLNNPRKAYY; encoded by the exons ATGGAGAAAGGAGTGCCATCTAGCCTTTTTGTTAATGATGGTTCCTTCATGGAGAGGTTTAAACAGCTTCAACAACAGAAGGATGACAAAGACAAGGCTGCGGCTTTGGAGGAATCTAAACCCCCCAAAGTTGTAAAAGGGTCGTCAGCTCCCAAGCCTTCCATTGCTTTTAAGCCCAATGATGTACGCAAGACCACCCAACTTCCTTCAGGGGGCAAACTTGCTTTCAGCTTGAAACAGAAATCAAAGCTTGTGGCACCTCCTGTTAAGTTGGATGCAGATGAGGATGAAGAGGACCAAGATGCAGGGAGGCTAGATGACAAACCAGTTAAAAAGCAAAAATTGGGTCGATCAGATTCCTCTGAACAAGCTTTGAAACAAGTGGATGTTG CACCAACTTCCCCAAGCGATCTCACTGTGAAGAAAGTTGCCGACAAACTTGCTAGTTTTGTTGCCAAAAATGGAAGGCAGTTTGAACATATTACTCGTCAAAAAAACCCTGGCGACACACCTTTCAA ATTCCTTTTCGATGAGAGTTGTTCTGATTACAAATACTATGCATACCGCCTTGCCGAAGAGGAAAAAGCTCTTTTAGAGAATAAGGAAGAACAAACTCCTCAAAGCG GCATTTCAGCTTCTAAGTCCACAAGCAGCTCTAGTAGGGCAGCTCCGCAGCAATCAAGTTATCAAATTCCTGCCTCTGCTTTGTATGAGAATGAGGAGCCTAGATCTTCAGGGACTTCAGCGGGAAGAGCAG GTTCATCCAGTGCACCTTCAGGTGCAGATCCTATAGCAATGATGGAGTTTTACATGAAGAAGGCTGCCCAGGAAGAAAAGATGAGAACACCTAAGCAGTCCAAAGACGAGATGCCACCACCTCCTTCCCTTCAAggtgaatgtttgaaat CTGGTCCAGTGAAGAAAGGTCATCATATGGGCGATTATATCCCACAGGAAGAGCTTGAAAAGTTTATGGCTGCCTGCAATGATGCTGCTGCACAAAAAGCTGCAAAGGAGACTGCCCAGAAGACAAAGATTCAATCTGATAATGTTGGGCATAAACTCTTATCGAAAATGGGTTGGAAAGAAG GTGATGGTTTAGGGAGTTCCAGGAAAGGCATTGCAGATCCAATCATGGCTGGTGATGTGAAGATGAACAATTTGGGGGTCGGTGCTCATAATCCTGGAGAAGTGACGCCAGATGATGATATATACGAGCAATACAAGAAGCGAATGATGCTTGGCTATCGATACAGACCCAATCCCCTG AACAATCCTCGAAAAGCATACTATTGA
- the LOC107920368 gene encoding DNA damage-repair/toleration protein DRT100, which translates to MGIFSFNAIALAFLLAIISGAVNACPPSDREALLALSSSLKEPYLGIFDSWKGTDCCSNWYGISCDPTTHRVTDVSLRGESEDPILQKTGHSSSGYMTGTINPSICQLDRLTTLIIADWKGIAGEIPSCLASLPNLRVLDLIGNSLSGKIPDQIGNLQKLTVLNLADNKINGEIPSSIVQLSSLKHLDLSNNLLTGEVPANFGNLKMLSRALLSGNQLTGTIPISISNMYRLADLDISRNKIQGQIPAQLGKMKVLATLDLGSNMLTGEVPPAVLGSTGLGILNLSRNSLEGNIPDVFGPKSYFMALDLSFNNLKGPVPGSLSSAKFVGHLDLSHNHLCGTIPVGTPFDHLEASSFDSNDCLCGNPLKTC; encoded by the coding sequence ATGGGGATCTTCTCCTTCAATGCCATAGCTTTGGCCTTCTTATTAGCCATTATCTCCGGCGCCGTCAATGCTTGCCCTCCTTCCGACCGAGAAGCATTGCTAGCTTTAAGTTCATCGTTAAAGGAGCCTTATCTAGGCATCTTCGATTCATGGAAAGGCACCGATTGTTGTTCCAACTGGTACGGTATTAGCTGTGACCCCACCACTCACCGAGTCACCGACGTTTCCCTCCGCGGCGAGTCCGAAGACCCCATTCTTCAAAAAACCGGCCACTCATCTTCCGGTTACATGACCGGTACCATTAACCCTTCTATTTGTCAGCTTGACCGGCTCACTACTTTAATCATTGCTGATTGGAAAGGTATCGCCGGTGAGATCCCATCATGCTTGGCGTCGTTGCCCAACTTGAGAGTCTTGGATCTCATCGGAAATTCCTTATCGGGAAAAATCCCAGACCAGATAGGGAACCTTCAAAAGCTCACCGTCTTAAACTTAGCTGATAATAAAATCAACGGCGAAATCCCAAGCTCCATTGTTCAACTTTCCAGTTTAAAACACCTCGATTTAAGCAACAACCTCCTCACCGGCGAAGTCCCGGCCAACTTTGGCAACCTGAAAATGCTGAGCCGTGCATTACTGAGTGGAAACCAACTCACTGGAACGATCCCAATCTCCATCAGCAACATGTACCGGTTAGCCGACTTGGATATATCGAGAAACAAAATACAGGGTCAAATACCAGCACAGTTAGGCAAAATGAAGGTGCTCGCAACGTTGGACTTAGGCAGCAACATGCTCACCGGCGAAGTACCGCCGGCGGTTCTGGGCAGTACCGGTTTGGGTATCTTAAACTTGAGTCGAAACTCCCTTGAAGGCAACATTCCGGACGTTTTCGGGCCGAAATCGTACTTCATGGCACTTGATTTATCGTTCAATAACTTGAAAGGTCCGGTCCCCGGATCTTTATCGTCGGCGAAGTTCGTCGGACATTTAGATCTCAGCCATAACCATCTTTGCGGTACGATTCCGGTGGGAACGCCGTTCGATCACCTTGaagcttcatcatttgatagtaatgattgtctttgcGGCAATCCACTCAAGACTTGCTAA